The Paraburkholderia sp. FT54 genome includes a region encoding these proteins:
- a CDS encoding type II secretion system F family protein, whose product MMNADFWRNAALLVLLAGFTLWLVLRDRSHRARIAQRTRQSVARVGVDNSAMADAAKRMPQRFAKRIAALGERLPVVQAEDRAKVAMRLASAGFRDRRAIAVISGLKIVVGACLALGAIVLGGHLPKVGQYFTIRALLMAGAFVIGMMLPEYALAFFIRHRRKAIAAALPDALDLLVVCTNAGNSLVVAIKRVARELRVICPPLADEFTVTADELSIGSDTARALSAMSARVGLPTMRALVTTLVQSQKYGTPITQSLRTLSRTERAMQMVALEEKAAKLAPKMTLPMMIFIMPTVSLIAAGPAVIRLIAVFRGH is encoded by the coding sequence CTGTGGCTGGTCCTGCGCGACAGGAGCCACCGCGCGCGCATTGCCCAGCGCACACGGCAAAGCGTGGCCCGCGTGGGCGTCGACAACAGCGCGATGGCCGACGCCGCGAAGCGCATGCCGCAGCGCTTCGCCAAACGGATCGCCGCGCTCGGCGAACGGCTGCCTGTCGTGCAGGCCGAAGACCGCGCCAAAGTGGCCATGCGTCTTGCCAGCGCGGGATTTCGCGACCGGCGTGCGATCGCCGTCATATCGGGGCTCAAGATTGTCGTGGGAGCCTGTCTCGCGCTGGGCGCCATCGTCCTCGGCGGGCATCTGCCCAAGGTCGGCCAGTACTTTACGATTCGCGCGCTGCTGATGGCGGGCGCGTTCGTCATCGGCATGATGTTGCCGGAATATGCGCTCGCATTCTTCATCCGGCATCGTCGCAAGGCGATCGCCGCAGCGCTGCCCGACGCACTCGACCTGCTCGTGGTCTGCACCAACGCAGGCAATAGTCTCGTCGTTGCCATCAAGCGCGTGGCGCGCGAGCTGCGCGTTATCTGCCCGCCGCTTGCCGATGAGTTCACCGTGACCGCGGACGAACTCAGTATCGGCAGCGACACGGCGCGGGCACTCAGCGCGATGTCGGCTCGGGTGGGCCTGCCCACGATGCGCGCACTGGTGACCACACTGGTGCAGTCGCAAAAGTACGGCACGCCGATCACTCAATCGCTGCGCACCCTGTCGCGTACCGAACGGGCCATGCAGATGGTCGCGCTCGAGGAAAAGGCCGCGAAGCTCGCACCGAAGATGACGCTGCCGATGATGATCTTCATCATGCCGACCGTCTCGCTCATTGCGGCGGGGCCGGCCGTCATTCGACTCATCGCCGTATTTCGCGGCCATTGA
- a CDS encoding tetratricopeptide repeat protein, with protein sequence MNSSHPLLARKTFAALLAPLAAALLATGCASNHFVTPQPAAATHLPDAQADMHVAESALAAGDTPLALSLFEKVLKTDPQSKAAQLGLGDAMYQSGDLSRAGVLYGQVAAVAPDDARAVLGLARVALRQRRLDEAEKRYRELTAAHPDQAVAAEGLGATLDLEGKHAQAQAVYRAALQRHPEVAGLKANLGLSLILAGDVRAGANVLLDIAGLPDAPPQARENLALAYGMLGNSEAARRILVTDMPAESADDNLRFYRQLRERLGTARRDAGDAGVAGVAGGGETRPVSAASAAARGVLQ encoded by the coding sequence TTGAACTCATCTCATCCGTTGCTCGCGCGCAAGACCTTCGCCGCGCTCCTGGCACCGCTGGCCGCTGCGCTGCTCGCCACCGGATGCGCAAGCAATCACTTCGTGACGCCACAGCCTGCCGCCGCCACCCATCTGCCCGATGCGCAGGCCGACATGCATGTCGCCGAAAGCGCCCTCGCGGCCGGCGACACGCCGCTTGCCCTGTCGCTTTTCGAAAAAGTGCTGAAGACCGACCCGCAATCGAAAGCTGCGCAGCTCGGCCTCGGCGATGCGATGTATCAGAGTGGCGATCTCTCGCGCGCGGGCGTCCTCTATGGGCAGGTTGCGGCCGTAGCGCCGGACGATGCGCGCGCCGTGCTCGGGCTCGCACGCGTCGCTCTGCGCCAGCGACGGCTCGACGAGGCGGAGAAGCGCTACCGCGAACTCACCGCAGCCCACCCGGACCAGGCGGTAGCGGCCGAGGGGCTTGGCGCCACGCTGGATCTCGAGGGTAAGCACGCGCAAGCGCAGGCGGTCTATCGCGCAGCCTTGCAGCGTCACCCCGAGGTCGCGGGGCTCAAGGCCAATCTCGGCTTGTCGCTCATTCTGGCCGGCGATGTGCGCGCAGGCGCCAATGTGCTGCTCGATATCGCCGGCTTGCCTGACGCGCCGCCGCAGGCTCGCGAAAACCTCGCGTTGGCGTATGGGATGCTCGGCAACAGCGAGGCGGCGAGGCGCATCCTGGTGACCGACATGCCGGCCGAATCTGCGGACGACAATCTGCGCTTCTACCGGCAACTGCGCGAGCGTCTCGGCACCGCGAGGCGTGACGCGGGCGACGCGGGTGTTGCCGGTGTTGCAGGCGGGGGGGAAACACGGCCGGTGTCGGCAGCAAGTGCCGCTGCTCGCGGAGTGCTCCAATGA
- a CDS encoding TadE/TadG family type IV pilus assembly protein translates to MKRHGCPGSGARVRARGSVSLEFVLVTPFLLMVLFGIVDVSMVLCDKAVITNAAGEAARQGVVLRVPSYTQTQIQNVALAYTKNSLVTSGTATSPTVSVTPTGGCASAGSSNPLQVNISYTYNGVVLGSAFSAITGPITVKAVAVKNCE, encoded by the coding sequence ATGAAGCGGCACGGGTGCCCCGGCTCCGGTGCCCGCGTTCGCGCGCGCGGCAGCGTTTCGCTCGAGTTCGTGCTGGTAACGCCGTTCCTGCTGATGGTGCTCTTCGGCATCGTTGACGTGAGCATGGTGCTGTGCGACAAGGCCGTGATCACGAATGCCGCGGGGGAAGCGGCGCGCCAGGGCGTCGTGCTGCGCGTGCCGTCCTATACGCAAACCCAGATCCAGAATGTTGCGCTTGCCTATACGAAGAACAGTCTGGTGACAAGCGGCACGGCCACGTCCCCCACCGTGAGCGTGACCCCGACGGGCGGCTGCGCATCGGCCGGCAGCAGCAATCCGCTGCAGGTGAATATCAGCTATACCTACAACGGTGTTGTGCTCGGCTCGGCATTCAGTGCGATAACGGGGCCTATTACGGTGAAGGCGGTCGCGGTGAAAAACTGTGAATAA